In a genomic window of Octopus sinensis linkage group LG16, ASM634580v1, whole genome shotgun sequence:
- the LOC115220555 gene encoding uncharacterized protein LOC115220555, producing MMVATPITEQLSAKCSKHHIDVTSDVDDSLNVFANGDSEISLIQKAKIKKTEEKNDVSEKLEESSQSDSMLTDDGDTETSSIGSNKGSTGLTPDEIKVDEQVIEKKVKKKYYWYGNHKLVKPIKDIPPRFQQMLAETNAEKIRCEGRPIILQQQVEQNRNDANITSTSFNPDAQCFIPNQIFDKMDANVKDMPLSVTNGVSNSSSSDSSSSCSSNSSNTSNSMMCSRSGCGNAVSGTHSEMLSPANGAHVPFTANPIYTIHIYSSANTPMTNASISSSANPCCMHATNSCTNMYPSANNQQPLQAPVYYTSQPFSQPTYATAEYQPFRHSVNHAQSVQYAPCITYTQNHQYPLAAMPH from the coding sequence ATGATGGTAGCCACACCAATAACAGAGCAACTCTCCGCAAAGTGTTCCAAACATCATATTGATGTCACctctgatgttgatgatagtcTGAATGTGTTCGCAAATGGTGACAGTGAGATTTCACTGATTCAGAAAGCTAAGATTAAGAAAACTGAAGAGAAAAACGATGTCAGTGAGAAACTGGAAGAAAGCAGTCAAAGCGATTCTATGTTAACTGATGATGGTGACACAGAAACCAGTAGCATCGGGTCAAACAAAGGGTCGACTGGATTGACCCCAGATGAAATTAAAGTTGATGAACAAGTGATTgaaaagaaagttaaaaaaaaatattattggtaTGGCAACCATAAACTAGTGAAACCCATCAAAGACATCCCACCACGATTCCAACAGATGCTGGCAGAAACTAATGCTGAAAAAATACGATGTGAAGGACGACCTATCATTCTACAACAGCAGGTTGAACAGAACCGAAATGACGCAAACATTACGTCAACGTCTTTCAACCCAGATGCACAGTGTTTTATTCCGAATCAAATATTTGACAAGATGGATGCTAACGTTAAGGACATGCCATTGTCCGTGACAAATGGAgtaagcaacagtagcagcagtgatagtagcagcagttgcagtagtaatagtagtaataccAGTAACAGTATGATGTGTAGCAGATCTGGATGTGGTAATGCAGTGAGTGGTACTCATTCTGAAATGCTGTCACCTGCCAATGGAGCACACGTGCCCTTCACAGCGAATcctatatacacaatacacatttACAGCTCAGCGAACACTCCGATGACAAATGCAAGCATTTCTTCATCTGCTAACCCTTGCTGCATGCATGCCACTAATTCATGTACTAACATGTACCCTTCAGCAAACAACCAGCAACCATTACAAGCACCGGTGTATTATACCTCGCAGCCGTTTTCACAACCAACCTATGCAACAGCTGAATATCAACCATTCAGACATTCCGTAAATCATGCCCAGTCGGTCCAGTATGCTCCCTGTATTACTTATACTCAAAATCACCAATACCCGTTAGCTGCAATGCCTCATTAA